From the genome of Virgibacillus siamensis, one region includes:
- a CDS encoding lipoate--protein ligase family protein — MKNWRGLIRNSTIRYLDHSGKKTFHHKPYSALTSFAVDDVLALFVNGITTPAVRLWVHPDTVVLGIPDARLPYIDEGVQLLAARGYHVVVRNSGGLAVALDAGVLNISLVLPGVKHVSIYDCYEAMVGFVKYLLRDLTDSIETYEIVGSYCPGDYDLSIDGRKFAGISQRRVKDGAAIQIYLDVEGKGVERAELIRDFYNIALKNDETNFEFPKVDPSKMASLSELLGMRLTVGDMKERVVNALQEISEEVVSSDFSDAEAAQFEKRYAQMVKRNEGIAGLQ; from the coding sequence ATGAAAAACTGGCGTGGCCTCATCCGAAATTCAACTATCCGATATCTTGATCATTCCGGGAAAAAAACGTTTCATCATAAACCCTACTCCGCATTGACATCATTTGCAGTGGACGATGTGTTGGCACTGTTTGTCAACGGGATTACAACGCCGGCGGTACGGCTGTGGGTACATCCGGATACCGTTGTACTCGGAATCCCCGATGCCCGCCTGCCATATATAGATGAAGGCGTACAACTGCTCGCCGCCCGCGGGTATCACGTCGTTGTCCGCAATTCCGGCGGGCTTGCTGTAGCACTGGATGCTGGTGTTTTGAACATTTCCCTTGTGCTGCCGGGGGTCAAACATGTATCGATATATGATTGCTATGAGGCGATGGTCGGTTTTGTAAAATATTTGCTGCGCGATTTGACAGACAGCATTGAAACATATGAGATAGTCGGGTCCTATTGTCCGGGCGACTATGACTTGAGTATAGACGGACGCAAATTTGCCGGGATTTCACAGCGGCGCGTAAAGGATGGCGCTGCGATTCAAATTTATTTGGATGTCGAAGGAAAAGGCGTGGAGCGGGCTGAATTAATCCGGGACTTTTATAATATTGCATTGAAAAATGACGAGACAAACTTTGAATTTCCAAAAGTTGATCCATCGAAAATGGCATCTTTATCTGAATTGCTAGGCATGCGGCTTACCGTTGGTGATATGAAAGAACGTGTCGTGAACGCATTGCAGGAAATAAGTGAAGAAGTCGTTTCCTCCGACTTTTCTGATGCAGAAGCTGCACAGTTTGAAAAACGATATGCACAGATGGTGAAACGGAATGAGGGGATTGCCGGGCTGCAGTAG
- the pta gene encoding phosphate acetyltransferase, with translation MSTLFEQLSSKLANVDKSIVFPEGTDERILTAASQLGASGTLTPILLGDKNEINRQAEQIGVDIHSCKLMNPAEFAEFDLMVETFIERRKGKVSDEEARIILTDENYFGTMLVYMNQADGLVSGAVHSTADTVRPALQIIKTKEGIKKTSGVFVIVRNDEKYIFGDCAINISPDSQDLAEIAMESANTAALFDIDPRVAMLSFSTKGSATSPETEKVTEALEIARSKNPDLLIDGEYQFDAAFVPDVAQQKAPGSVLQGDATVFIFPSLEAGNIGYKIAQRLGEFGAVGPILQGLNKPVNDLSRGCTADDVYKLAIITAVQAG, from the coding sequence ATGAGTACGCTTTTTGAACAATTAAGCAGCAAATTAGCCAACGTGGATAAATCAATTGTTTTTCCGGAAGGCACCGATGAGCGGATTTTAACCGCCGCCAGCCAGCTTGGAGCTTCCGGAACGTTGACCCCGATCCTGCTGGGGGACAAGAATGAGATTAATCGGCAGGCAGAACAAATTGGTGTGGATATCCATTCGTGCAAACTGATGAACCCGGCGGAATTTGCCGAGTTTGATTTAATGGTTGAAACTTTCATCGAACGCCGCAAAGGGAAGGTTTCCGATGAAGAAGCCCGCATTATTCTGACCGACGAAAATTACTTTGGAACCATGCTCGTTTATATGAATCAGGCAGACGGTCTTGTGAGCGGGGCTGTCCATTCAACAGCAGATACAGTCAGACCTGCCCTGCAGATTATTAAAACAAAAGAAGGCATCAAAAAGACATCCGGTGTTTTCGTAATAGTCCGCAATGATGAAAAATATATTTTCGGAGACTGTGCCATCAACATCAGTCCTGATAGTCAGGACCTTGCCGAGATTGCGATGGAGAGCGCCAACACTGCAGCATTGTTCGATATTGATCCGCGTGTGGCGATGCTCAGCTTTTCCACGAAAGGATCGGCAACCTCACCGGAGACGGAAAAAGTAACAGAGGCACTGGAAATTGCCAGATCAAAAAACCCCGATCTTCTTATTGACGGGGAATACCAATTCGATGCGGCATTTGTACCGGATGTGGCGCAACAAAAAGCTCCCGGTTCTGTCTTACAAGGGGATGCGACTGTATTCATTTTTCCAAGTCTTGAGGCAGGTAACATCGGCTATAAAATAGCCCAGCGCCTGGGGGAATTCGGTGCTGTCGGCCCGATTTTGCAGGGATTGAACAAACCGGTCAATGATCTGTCCCGCGGCTGCACGGCAGATGATGTGTATAAACTTGCCATCATTACAGCGGTTCAGGCTGGATAG
- a CDS encoding cell wall hydrolase, protein MAVIKTTEKGVKLLARLMRAEAEGDGKLGMLLVGNTGVNRVLSNCLDFTNLGTIREMVFQSPGGFEAVQKGYFYQAARQQDIKLARKVISGKQYRPATNALWFFRPSGNCPSQWFGQLNAGRFKSHCFYAPLESECPRVY, encoded by the coding sequence ATGGCTGTTATCAAGACAACGGAAAAAGGTGTTAAGCTGCTTGCCCGTTTAATGCGGGCAGAGGCTGAAGGTGACGGCAAGCTGGGGATGCTTTTGGTTGGAAATACCGGTGTTAATCGTGTGCTTTCCAATTGCCTGGATTTCACCAACCTGGGCACCATTCGGGAAATGGTTTTTCAGAGTCCGGGTGGATTTGAGGCAGTTCAGAAAGGATACTTTTACCAGGCAGCTCGCCAGCAAGACATAAAGCTTGCCCGTAAAGTAATCAGCGGGAAACAATATCGACCGGCCACTAATGCCCTCTGGTTCTTCAGACCATCAGGAAACTGTCCCTCCCAATGGTTCGGCCAGTTGAATGCCGGCAGATTTAAATCACACTGCTTCTATGCACCGCTGGAAAGTGAATGTCCGAGAGTCTATTAA
- the hemQ gene encoding hydrogen peroxide-dependent heme synthase has protein sequence MAAEAVETLDGWYCLHDLRTIDWTSWKMASDEDRQSAVSEFKDLLTKWEALETEENGSHVVYKVVGQKADLMFMFLRPTMNELTDIETEFNKSKFAEYLKPAHSYVSVVELSKYGPQRPADDPRTLERLHPILPKWEHMCFYPMDKRRQGEENWYSLDFKERAKLLYEHSKTGRKYAGKVKQIITGSFGFDDWEWGVTLFAHDVLQLKKIVYEMRFDEVSAKYGEFGEFFVGNHLAKEDIDAYLSI, from the coding sequence ATGGCAGCTGAAGCAGTTGAAACATTGGATGGCTGGTATTGTCTGCATGACCTGAGAACAATCGACTGGACTTCCTGGAAGATGGCATCAGATGAGGATCGCCAGTCAGCAGTCAGTGAATTTAAAGACCTCCTGACAAAATGGGAAGCGCTCGAAACAGAAGAAAACGGCAGCCACGTTGTTTATAAAGTTGTCGGACAAAAAGCGGATTTGATGTTTATGTTCCTTCGACCGACAATGAACGAACTGACCGACATTGAAACAGAATTTAATAAATCCAAATTTGCGGAGTACTTAAAGCCGGCCCATTCCTATGTGTCTGTAGTCGAACTTTCCAAGTATGGACCGCAGCGCCCGGCGGATGATCCGCGGACACTGGAACGCCTGCACCCGATTTTGCCAAAATGGGAGCATATGTGTTTCTATCCGATGGACAAGCGCCGTCAGGGAGAAGAAAACTGGTATTCCCTTGATTTTAAAGAACGTGCAAAATTGCTTTATGAGCACAGTAAAACAGGCCGCAAATACGCCGGCAAGGTCAAACAGATTATTACCGGATCATTTGGCTTTGATGACTGGGAATGGGGCGTAACACTGTTTGCCCACGATGTATTGCAGTTGAAAAAAATCGTGTATGAAATGCGCTTTGATGAAGTAAGTGCCAAGTATGGTGAGTTCGGTGAATTTTTCGTCGGCAACCATCTGGCAAAAGAAGATATTGATGCATACCTGAGCATCTAA
- a CDS encoding YwgA family protein, which yields MLTNHAKLMQFFSVANDVSGRKKLQKMIYILQRCHMPFEEKYQFHFYGPYSEELSLRVEELCNLGFIAEEKEDRSNYFQYNYTITDDGKSFLDQFRLEMPDMTTHVKMLKEKSSRFLELVSTMLFFDDLAEDELYEKIHTVKPKQNYTDTEISDAQLFIRSLRESPPS from the coding sequence ATGCTGACTAATCATGCAAAACTAATGCAATTTTTTTCGGTGGCAAACGATGTCAGCGGACGAAAAAAACTGCAGAAAATGATTTATATTTTGCAGCGGTGTCACATGCCGTTTGAGGAAAAATATCAGTTTCACTTTTACGGTCCATACTCTGAAGAGCTTTCACTCCGGGTGGAAGAATTGTGCAATCTTGGTTTTATCGCGGAGGAAAAAGAGGACCGGAGCAACTATTTTCAATACAATTATACAATTACTGACGATGGAAAATCTTTTTTGGATCAGTTTCGGCTTGAGATGCCGGATATGACCACTCACGTAAAGATGCTGAAAGAAAAAAGTTCACGCTTCCTGGAGCTTGTTTCCACAATGCTCTTTTTTGACGATTTAGCGGAAGATGAATTGTATGAAAAAATACATACCGTCAAACCGAAACAAAATTATACGGATACCGAAATCAGCGACGCCCAGCTGTTTATCCGATCATTACGTGAGAGCCCGCCTTCCTGA
- a CDS encoding HD domain-containing protein has product MAYKDEQLNEEKVFKDPVHRYVHVQDQVIWDLIAAPEFQRLRRIKQLGTTYLTFHGAEHSRFNHSLGVYEIVRRILYNFNGHTHWNPDERLLCLCAALLHDLGHGPFSHSFEKVFKLDHEHFTKQIIVGDTGINRILEHVSPGFSKKVADVINKTYEDKLVVSLISSQIDADRMDYLQRDAYFTGVSYGHFDMERILRVMRPIEDQVVIKSSGMHAVEDYIMSRYQMYWQVYFHPVTRSAEVILSKILHRAKYLFQQNYTFKLRPAHFISFFKEDVDLSDYLRLDESIVSYYFQLWQEEDDKILRDLCERFMNRHLFKYIEFNPNQQMNEWMELYRLFQKAGIDPEYYLVVDSSSDLPYDFYRPGEEEERLPIHLRMPNGELKELSRHSDIVEAISGKKRTDHKLYFPADMIEKIADDGVKGKILELLYGGAGNHAD; this is encoded by the coding sequence ATGGCTTACAAAGATGAACAATTAAACGAAGAAAAAGTGTTTAAAGACCCGGTGCACCGGTATGTTCATGTACAGGATCAGGTGATTTGGGATTTGATCGCCGCCCCGGAATTCCAGCGGCTGCGGCGTATTAAACAGCTTGGTACCACATACTTGACGTTTCACGGTGCTGAACACAGCCGGTTTAACCACTCGCTCGGCGTCTATGAGATTGTCCGCCGGATTCTGTATAATTTCAACGGACATACACATTGGAATCCGGATGAACGTCTGCTCTGTCTATGTGCGGCACTTCTGCATGACCTGGGGCATGGACCGTTTTCGCATTCGTTTGAAAAAGTATTCAAGCTGGATCATGAGCACTTTACAAAACAAATTATCGTTGGCGACACGGGGATTAACCGGATTTTGGAACATGTTTCACCGGGATTCTCCAAAAAAGTTGCCGATGTCATTAATAAAACATACGAAGATAAGCTCGTTGTCAGCTTGATTTCCAGCCAAATTGACGCGGATCGAATGGATTATCTGCAGCGGGATGCGTATTTCACTGGTGTCAGTTACGGACATTTTGATATGGAGCGGATTTTGCGGGTGATGCGGCCGATTGAAGATCAGGTCGTCATCAAATCAAGCGGAATGCATGCGGTGGAAGATTACATTATGAGCCGCTATCAAATGTACTGGCAGGTTTATTTCCATCCGGTGACAAGGAGTGCAGAAGTGATTTTGTCGAAAATCCTGCATCGGGCCAAATATTTGTTTCAACAAAATTACACATTTAAATTACGGCCGGCCCATTTTATTTCCTTTTTTAAGGAAGATGTCGACCTGAGTGATTATCTTAGATTGGATGAATCGATTGTTTCTTATTACTTCCAGCTATGGCAGGAGGAAGACGATAAGATCTTAAGAGATTTGTGCGAGCGGTTCATGAATCGGCACTTATTTAAGTATATCGAATTCAATCCAAATCAGCAGATGAATGAATGGATGGAGCTTTACCGTTTGTTTCAGAAGGCGGGCATTGATCCGGAATATTATTTGGTTGTCGATTCATCATCGGACCTGCCGTACGATTTTTACAGGCCGGGTGAAGAGGAAGAGCGGCTCCCGATTCATTTACGCATGCCGAATGGTGAGTTGAAGGAACTTTCCCGGCACTCTGATATTGTTGAAGCGATATCCGGGAAAAAACGGACGGACCATAAGCTGTATTTTCCGGCTGATATGATTGAAAAAATAGCTGATGATGGAGTAAAAGGTAAAATTCTGGAGCTTTTATATGGAGGTGCAGGGAATCATGCTGACTAA
- the gerQ gene encoding spore coat protein GerQ — translation MSNQDPNGNQPYNNPYQAYYPYYYYPQAAPAYYPAYDTRQMDQSQMQPPMQNPAAPAPEQAEPMLPTEQSYIENILRLNEGKIATVYMSFENNAEWSSKIFKGRVEAAGRDHIILSDPETGKRYLLLMIYLDYVTFDEEINYAYPYGNSGNMTTNPSR, via the coding sequence ATGAGTAATCAGGATCCAAACGGAAATCAGCCGTACAATAATCCGTATCAGGCCTATTATCCATACTATTATTATCCGCAGGCGGCACCTGCCTATTACCCTGCGTATGACACAAGGCAGATGGATCAGTCACAGATGCAGCCGCCGATGCAGAATCCCGCAGCACCTGCCCCGGAACAGGCTGAACCAATGCTGCCGACCGAGCAGTCTTACATCGAAAATATTTTGCGGTTAAATGAAGGGAAAATTGCAACCGTCTACATGTCATTTGAAAACAATGCCGAATGGAGTTCCAAAATTTTCAAAGGGCGAGTCGAAGCAGCGGGCAGGGATCACATTATTCTAAGTGATCCGGAGACAGGGAAAAGATATTTGCTGCTGATGATTTACTTGGATTATGTAACATTTGATGAGGAAATTAATTATGCCTATCCATATGGTAATTCTGGAAATATGACCACAAATCCATCAAGATAA
- a CDS encoding transglycosylase domain-containing protein, with translation MKMKKFIPENKWYLLLYSFGGLFMLGLTMLVAVYFISFLLGPPKLMTDQNTIYYGIHGDVIGEESGVENRYWVNLEDISPHVIRATLAIEDQHFYEHNGFDLKRIAGAALADLKSMSLQEGASTLTQQYARNLYLSHEKSWTRKIKEAFYTVRIEMYYSKNEILEGYLNTIYFGHGAYGIEAASRFFFDKSASELSLAEASMLAAIPKGPSYYSPLNNRKNAERRQKQILLTMWKNDVISEQQYYLASHETLAYAGKNEEKQPAAAPYFQDTVLLEAANILDTDTESIRSGGYKIFTTLDKSLQKKLEKNAASVINDASDIQLGAVAMAPDTGGIRALVGGRNYRESQFNRAVRAKRMPGSTFKAFLYYAALRNGYTPSTMLESKPTAFELEDGKVYQPSNFNGYYANRPISLAQALALSDNVYAVKTNIYLGAQKLVDTAKKFGIDSKLPAVPSLALGTASVTVEDMVAGYGMIANGGHQIDGHTITKIVNRRGKVIFERKEETGEQILDKQTTFVLTQLLTGIFDRTLDGYMSVTGSTVADELDRIYAAKSGTTNTDSWMIGYSPQLVMGVWTGYDNNNPLVKTEEVAYAKNIWADFMKAAHEDMPAKRFTVPDGVVGVSIDPVTGKRATPYCEKSRVMYYEKGTAPEVHCTKHMPEDGEDVKQDSDRESHDKEKGIFEKLFDMLF, from the coding sequence ATGAAGATGAAAAAATTTATACCCGAAAACAAATGGTATCTGTTGCTGTACAGTTTTGGCGGCTTGTTCATGCTTGGTCTGACCATGCTTGTTGCTGTGTATTTCATCAGTTTCCTGCTTGGACCGCCAAAACTGATGACAGATCAAAATACAATCTACTATGGCATTCACGGTGATGTAATCGGCGAAGAAAGCGGTGTTGAAAACCGTTACTGGGTTAATCTCGAGGATATTTCGCCGCATGTCATCCGGGCCACGCTTGCGATTGAGGACCAGCATTTTTACGAGCATAATGGATTTGATTTAAAACGCATTGCCGGTGCAGCGTTGGCTGATTTAAAAAGCATGTCCCTGCAGGAAGGTGCGAGTACCCTGACCCAGCAGTATGCCCGAAATTTGTATTTATCCCATGAAAAATCGTGGACACGTAAAATCAAGGAAGCATTTTATACGGTACGAATTGAAATGTACTACTCCAAAAATGAAATTCTGGAAGGCTATTTGAACACCATCTACTTCGGACACGGGGCATACGGGATTGAAGCAGCAAGCAGGTTTTTTTTCGATAAATCGGCAAGTGAACTAAGCTTGGCCGAAGCATCGATGCTTGCTGCAATTCCAAAAGGGCCATCTTATTACTCCCCGTTAAATAACCGGAAAAATGCGGAACGGCGTCAGAAACAGATTTTACTGACGATGTGGAAAAATGATGTCATTTCAGAGCAGCAATATTATTTGGCGTCACATGAAACATTGGCATATGCAGGGAAAAATGAAGAAAAACAGCCTGCTGCCGCACCGTATTTCCAGGATACGGTCCTGTTGGAAGCTGCCAATATTCTTGACACAGATACCGAATCCATCCGGTCAGGCGGCTATAAAATCTTTACAACACTTGATAAGTCGCTTCAGAAAAAGCTGGAGAAAAATGCAGCCAGTGTCATAAATGATGCAAGTGACATTCAGCTTGGAGCCGTGGCAATGGCCCCTGACACCGGCGGAATTCGCGCGCTGGTTGGCGGAAGAAATTACCGGGAGAGCCAATTTAACCGGGCAGTCCGCGCCAAACGCATGCCAGGTTCAACGTTTAAAGCCTTTTTATATTACGCCGCACTGCGGAACGGGTACACCCCGAGCACGATGCTGGAGAGCAAACCGACAGCTTTTGAATTGGAAGACGGAAAGGTGTATCAGCCGAGCAACTTTAATGGCTATTACGCCAATCGCCCAATTTCACTTGCCCAGGCACTTGCCCTTTCGGATAATGTATACGCCGTTAAAACGAATATTTATTTGGGGGCGCAAAAACTGGTTGATACAGCAAAAAAATTCGGGATTGACAGCAAACTTCCGGCAGTTCCGTCGCTAGCCCTTGGAACCGCGTCAGTCACAGTTGAGGACATGGTTGCCGGTTATGGAATGATCGCCAATGGCGGGCACCAAATTGATGGACACACCATTACGAAAATCGTGAACCGTCGCGGCAAAGTTATTTTTGAACGAAAAGAAGAAACCGGTGAGCAAATATTGGACAAACAAACAACATTCGTTTTGACTCAATTGCTGACAGGCATATTTGATCGTACGCTGGACGGCTACATGTCAGTTACCGGCTCGACAGTTGCCGATGAACTTGACCGCATATATGCAGCCAAGTCCGGCACAACCAATACAGACAGCTGGATGATTGGCTACAGTCCTCAGCTCGTGATGGGCGTGTGGACTGGCTACGACAATAATAATCCGCTTGTTAAAACCGAAGAAGTTGCATATGCGAAAAATATTTGGGCGGATTTTATGAAGGCCGCGCATGAAGATATGCCCGCCAAACGCTTTACTGTCCCGGATGGCGTTGTCGGCGTGTCGATTGATCCGGTTACAGGAAAAAGGGCAACACCATATTGTGAGAAAAGCCGTGTGATGTATTATGAAAAAGGAACAGCACCTGAAGTCCATTGCACCAAGCATATGCCGGAAGATGGCGAAGATGTAAAGCAAGATTCCGATCGGGAAAGTCATGATAAAGAGAAAGGTATTTTTGAAAAGTTGTTTGATATGCTGTTTTGA
- a CDS encoding DUF423 domain-containing protein produces the protein MKLFLLLGAINGFLAVALGAFGAHGLEGKLTEKMLGIWDKAVTYQMFHTMALLVTGLLFAKLQNGGMVWAGWMFFIGIILFSGSLYIYSVSGVTTFAMITPLGGVAFLIGWILLGYTVIKYV, from the coding sequence ATGAAATTGTTTTTATTGTTAGGTGCAATAAATGGATTTTTAGCAGTTGCATTAGGTGCTTTTGGGGCACATGGTCTTGAAGGTAAACTGACAGAAAAGATGCTGGGTATCTGGGACAAGGCGGTAACTTACCAGATGTTCCATACGATGGCATTGCTTGTTACCGGATTATTGTTTGCCAAACTGCAAAATGGCGGGATGGTTTGGGCCGGATGGATGTTCTTCATCGGAATTATTCTGTTTTCCGGAAGTTTGTACATTTATTCTGTTTCCGGTGTAACGACGTTCGCGATGATAACGCCGCTTGGTGGTGTGGCATTTCTGATTGGCTGGATCCTGCTCGGCTATACGGTTATCAAATATGTATAG
- a CDS encoding DUF1934 domain-containing protein, protein MNLESKSITIEMQTMIDNDGEMEYNTLNESGTYYEKGNRCILTYEETTDDGAAIKNLITINPDRVSIKRVGVVTMHQQFHTGQKTENVFQHPHGNIHMETYTDTIAFQSLTGERNGLLTIDYSVSLNGQEARTHKLEMTLKKEESE, encoded by the coding sequence ATGAACTTGGAGTCAAAATCCATTACAATTGAGATGCAGACAATGATTGATAACGATGGTGAAATGGAATACAATACTCTAAACGAATCCGGTACGTATTATGAAAAGGGAAACCGCTGTATACTGACATATGAGGAAACAACTGATGATGGTGCAGCAATTAAGAATCTGATCACCATTAATCCGGACCGAGTCAGTATCAAGCGGGTTGGTGTCGTTACGATGCATCAGCAATTCCATACCGGTCAAAAAACGGAGAACGTATTTCAGCATCCCCATGGCAACATACATATGGAAACCTATACGGATACCATTGCTTTTCAGTCTCTGACAGGAGAGAGGAATGGGTTACTGACCATTGATTACTCAGTAAGTCTTAATGGACAGGAAGCACGAACACACAAATTGGAAATGACACTGAAGAAGGAGGAATCCGAATGA
- the argS gene encoding arginine--tRNA ligase, whose translation MNVLAQTEDTLKQEIAAAVVKAELASEAELPAIILEKPKEKAHGDFATNIAMQLARIAKKAPRLIADDIVQNLDSTKAAVDKVEIAGPGFINFFMKGDYLGELIPTILNAGKDYGRTDTGKNGKVQVEFVSVNPTGDLHLGHARGAAFGDVLCNVLEMAGYQTDREYYVNDAGSQIDNLALSIEARYKEALGMKGEMPEDGYRGADIIDIGKTLANEYGEQWINTGKTERLAFFKEYGLNFELDKLKKDLNDFGVYFDNWFSEQSLYDANKVKEAVQTLKDGGYVYDQDGAVWFRSTAFGDDKDRVLIKQDGNYTYLTPDIAYHKNKLERGYDQIINVWGADHHGYIGRMRAAIEALGYSPEKFDVKVIQMVRLFENDELIKMSKRTGKIVALRDLLDEVGADAVRYFFIMRSNDTQLDFDMDLAKSESNDNPVYYVQYAHARICTMLKQAEEKGLAGDGNYNAELLTSEKEVELLKKLGEFPQTVADAAQKQTPHKITQYVFDLASQLHSFYNAEKVLNPDDPEQTKARIALMKAVRITIQNSLGLLGVNAPEKM comes from the coding sequence ATGAATGTCCTTGCACAAACGGAAGACACGTTAAAGCAGGAAATTGCAGCCGCGGTTGTAAAAGCGGAACTCGCATCAGAAGCAGAACTCCCGGCAATTATTCTGGAAAAACCAAAAGAAAAGGCACACGGTGATTTTGCGACCAATATTGCCATGCAGTTGGCCCGTATTGCCAAAAAAGCACCACGCTTGATTGCGGATGATATTGTGCAAAATCTGGACAGTACGAAGGCAGCAGTTGATAAAGTGGAGATTGCCGGACCAGGTTTTATCAACTTTTTCATGAAAGGTGACTATTTAGGTGAATTAATTCCAACCATCCTGAATGCCGGCAAGGATTACGGCCGGACGGACACTGGAAAAAACGGGAAAGTGCAGGTTGAATTTGTTTCGGTTAATCCGACCGGGGACTTGCACCTGGGACATGCCCGCGGCGCAGCATTTGGTGATGTCCTCTGCAATGTGCTCGAGATGGCCGGCTATCAAACTGACCGGGAATATTATGTGAATGACGCCGGAAGCCAGATTGACAATCTCGCATTATCGATTGAGGCGCGCTACAAAGAGGCACTTGGCATGAAAGGAGAAATGCCGGAAGATGGTTACCGCGGCGCAGATATTATTGATATCGGCAAAACGCTTGCAAATGAGTATGGGGAACAGTGGATCAATACGGGAAAAACGGAAAGGCTTGCTTTTTTCAAGGAATATGGCCTGAATTTTGAATTAGATAAGTTGAAAAAAGACCTGAATGATTTCGGTGTTTACTTTGACAACTGGTTCTCGGAACAATCATTGTATGATGCCAACAAAGTGAAAGAAGCGGTACAGACATTGAAGGACGGCGGGTATGTTTACGATCAGGATGGTGCGGTATGGTTCCGTTCCACGGCATTTGGCGATGACAAAGACCGCGTGCTTATCAAACAGGATGGTAATTACACGTACCTCACCCCGGACATTGCTTATCATAAAAATAAACTGGAACGCGGCTATGATCAGATTATTAATGTGTGGGGAGCGGATCACCACGGTTATATCGGCAGAATGCGCGCAGCCATTGAGGCATTGGGTTATTCCCCCGAAAAGTTTGACGTGAAAGTCATTCAAATGGTTCGCCTGTTTGAGAATGATGAACTGATTAAAATGTCCAAACGCACCGGGAAAATTGTGGCACTCCGCGATCTGCTCGATGAGGTTGGAGCTGATGCAGTTCGGTATTTCTTCATTATGCGTTCAAATGATACGCAGCTGGATTTTGACATGGATCTGGCCAAATCGGAATCAAATGATAATCCGGTATACTATGTACAATACGCACATGCCCGGATTTGCACGATGCTGAAGCAGGCGGAGGAAAAAGGCCTTGCAGGTGATGGTAATTATAATGCGGAGCTTCTCACATCTGAAAAAGAAGTGGAATTGCTGAAAAAACTGGGGGAATTCCCGCAGACCGTTGCAGATGCAGCACAAAAACAGACCCCGCATAAAATAACGCAATATGTATTCGATCTGGCATCCCAGCTGCACAGTTTTTACAATGCGGAAAAAGTGCTGAATCCAGATGATCCGGAACAGACTAAAGCACGCATCGCCCTGATGAAAGCAGTCCGAATCACCATTCAAAACAGCTTAGGCCTGCTCGGAGTGAATGCACCGGAGAAGATGTAG
- a CDS encoding YwhD family protein: MSSEQSSNKKKSNPFTILKDDSTDGHGGYGIGSISLENMSPVIIDPNEDRAFVDMGAMHARSEVERRVKFLPNKEEVPNGKLYWIVWVTVEKGENGPYFSGVCGSEIRVDRSIKRAYKSMPEHVTHMDKSLKGKVMVEHMDDHSKKLLKDFLADFEGGEMWKNSTDELKDVLPE; the protein is encoded by the coding sequence ATGAGTTCAGAGCAATCTTCAAATAAAAAGAAAAGCAATCCATTTACGATACTTAAGGACGATTCCACGGATGGCCATGGCGGCTACGGCATCGGTTCCATCAGCCTTGAAAATATGTCACCGGTAATAATTGATCCAAATGAAGACCGTGCGTTCGTTGATATGGGTGCGATGCATGCCCGCAGTGAAGTGGAACGCCGTGTGAAATTTTTGCCTAATAAAGAGGAAGTACCGAACGGAAAACTGTATTGGATCGTCTGGGTAACAGTTGAAAAAGGGGAAAATGGTCCATATTTTTCCGGTGTATGCGGAAGTGAAATCCGTGTAGACCGCTCAATCAAGCGCGCATACAAGTCCATGCCTGAGCATGTCACACATATGGACAAGTCACTTAAAGGTAAAGTCATGGTTGAACATATGGATGACCATTCCAAGAAATTGCTGAAGGATTTCCTTGCTGATTTTGAAGGCGGGGAAATGTGGAAAAACTCTACCGACGAACTTAAAGATGTACTTCCGGAATAA